The Daucus carota subsp. sativus chromosome 7, DH1 v3.0, whole genome shotgun sequence genome window below encodes:
- the LOC108196146 gene encoding protein GFS12 isoform X2, translated as MRSEVGAEDRRSRHREMKNEMCFSCLQNRIHSDFSDKVMFNYALSTSPLPFATTAVVQLADSGEDVSPQFTLVYIPKSDSACLVKYINVQIGETLDGDRKDKKNHRNLSIMNQDKAAFGIERSELEVKSHESQCFLNGGGKTSFGWLGCDTSTCNFSGRFSCLRTITALAPVSQIGITSYPMFKQLALKFLSGELEDDILCSLSVLIEGKATGRDSVNFLNLVGVPSFDENISPGCVRHPNIVPILGMLTSADHVNLVLPKAPYTLENILHYNPGALKSDWHIRFLIYQLLSAVSHLHSLGITHGSLCPSNVLLNDMCWLWLHVSYAQRFHFNIESKSEESSTFPPLEIGCCTERCHSQELYADLKLSPSIDWQSSFSSWWTGELSNFEYLLVLNKLAGRRWGDHTFHTVMPWVIDFSAKPDENCDVGWRDLRKSKWRLAKGDEQLDFTYLTSEIPHHVSDECLSELAVCSYKARRLPLSVLRMAVRSVYEPNEYPSTMQRLFQWTPDECIPEFYYDPLIFKSLHSGMSDLAVPSWSGTAEEFINLHRGALESERVSGEIHHWIDTTFGYKMSGEPAVAAKNVMLPASTSTTLRSVGRRQLFTQPHPARQCGARRYHKSLNESCLHGLKASEGLGEKLIIKTSCLQDLEEMDSFSEHARHLSPIYTFQPRHHVNNDLSVEELQAESSGMHILKEADAFNMYRTPTIIDSNYLLESVEVDNDCFLGYQELLLWKQNSSSSEFMPKVGKLDIFSIGCILAEIYLGKPLFDPKSLEAYLKTGILPKLMKGLPPHAEVVVEACIQKEQWRRPSAKSLLESPYFPATVSSVYIFLAPLQHLSTIGSRIRYAATFAKQGALKAMGAFAAEMCAPHCLVLIAASLTDSEGEWAFILLKEFLRCLDPLAAGTLIVPAIQKILQAAGYSHLKVSILQDSFVQELWKSIGKQKYLEKLHPMVLSNLYGVLNKSTAAAASVLLVGSSEELGVPITIHQTILPLIQYYGKGLCSDGIDVVIRIGVLFGENFVVNQVLPVLRSIASSCIDASRVNKPEPLQSWGTLALLDCLMTLDGLVVILKEEVVVKELIEEGNCIYVQVLMQSTTGIPVLQEASASSASSGGRVKDCKKKTDEVPIDSRMDLVLLLYPPLASLLGIEKLRQCCATWLLLEQFLLRCYNWKWEYTGESSGPENINSRIYNSKSSRSEFSPARKLLNTSGWSIPQSQGYKGPNTLKPHTWSHEYHHNPVDHPVRSSNVEKHEPWYWFPSPASTWNGPYVLGRGGGSKDELPWKIKASVIHSVRAHHGAVRCFAVQQDECKLFTAGVGQGFKGTIQKWDLSRINCLSGYQGHEEVVNEICLLASSERVASCDGTVHIWNSQTGKLISVFTEFSEDSVHHISPLTSGSRANLDQANMLNFNPHLSGIMTTAFDGSLYTSLHFLQNINRLVMGTGNGSLRFLDVVQGQKLHLWRTESPEASFPSLISSICSCGSDKMQGDGIAASPSWVAAGLSSGKCRLLDVRSGHIIASWQAHDGYITKLAAPEDHMLVSSSLDRTLRIWDLRRNWTSESTVFKGHSDSVSGFSVWGQDVISISRNKIGLSSLSRPAYEEGQHYVTPQYLYMADRELRNLSAFSSITILPYSRLFLLGTEDGYLKICC; from the exons ATGAGAAGTGAAGTTGGAGCAGAAGACAGGAGATCAAGACACAGAGAGATGAAGAATGAAATGTGTTTCTCGTGTCTTCAAAATCGAATTCACTCAGATTTCTCGGACAAAGTCATGTTTAATTACGCTCTCTCTACTTCTCCCCTACCTTTTGCCACTACTGCTGTTGTTcag TTAGCAGATAGTGGTGAGGACGTTTCACCTCAATTTACATTGGTTTACATTCCGAAAAGTGACAGCGCTTGTCTTGTCAAGTACAT TAACGTGCAAATTGGAGAAACTCTTGATGGTGATCGCAAAGATAAGAAAAACCACAGAAACTTATCAATAATGAATCAAGACAAAGCAGCGTTTGGTATTGAAAGGTCCGAATTAGAAGTTAAATCCCATGAATCTCAATGTTTCTTAAATGGTGGAGGGAAAACATCCTTTGGGTGGTTAGGCTGTGACACTTCCACCTGTAACTTTTCAGGTAGATTTTCTTGTTTAAGAACAATTACTGCCTTGGCTCCAGTTTCTCAGATCGGCATCACTTCTTATCCTATGTTCAAACAGCTTGCTTTGaagttcttatctggggagctAGAAGATGACATTCTGTGTTCCCTTAGTGTCCTAATAGAAGGAAAAGCAACTGGACGAGACAGCGTAAATTTTCTTAATCTAGTTGGGGTACCATCATTCGATGAGAATATCTCTCCCGGTTGTGTGAGGCATCCAAACATAGTTCCCATTCTGGGAATGCTAACATCTGCCGATCATGTTAATCTTGTGCTTCCAAAAGCACCGTATACTTTGGAGAATATTCTCCACTACAATCCCGGTGCCTTGAAATCTGACTGgcatattagatttttaatctACCAGTTACTTTCTGCCGTTAGTCACCTGCATAGTTTAGGGATTACCCACGGTAGCTTGTGTCCATCCAATGTACTGTTAAATGATATGTGCTGGTTATGGTTGCATGTTAGTTATGCCCAGCGGTTCCACTTTAATATAGAGTCTAAAAGCGAAGAAAGCTCCACTTTCCCCCCTTTAGAAATAGGTTGCTGTACTGAGAGATGCCATTCACAGGAACTGTATGCTGATTTGAAGCTATCACCATCTATAGACTGGCAGTCTAGTTTTAGTAGTTGGTGGACAGGAGAATTGAGTAATTTTGAGTATCTCCTCGTCTTAAACAAGTTGGCTGGAAGAAGGTGGGGTGATCACACGTTTCACACTGTTATGCCTTGGGTTATAGATTTTAGTGCAAAACCAGATGAAAATTGTGATGTGGGTTGGCGAGATTTAAGGAAAAGCAAGTGGCGTCTCGCAAAAGGTGATGAGCAGTTGGACTTTACATACCTAACGTCTGAAATTCCTCATCATGTATCTGATGAATGTCTCTCTGAATTGGCCGTCTGCAGTTACAAGGCAAGGAGGTTGCCTTTAAGTGTTTTGCGAATGGCTGTTCGCTCAGTATATGAACCAAATGAATATCCTTCTACAATGCAAAGACTTTTCCAATGGACCCCTGATGAATGCATTCCAGAATTTTACTATGATCCTCTAATATTTAAATCTCTACATTCAGGCATGTCTGATTTGGCAGTACCATCATGGTCAGGTACAGCTGAGGAGTTTATCAATTTGCATAGAGGTGCTTTAGAAAGTGAGAGAGTTTCTGGTGAAATTCATCATTGGATTGATACCACTTTTGGCTACAAAATGTCGGGTGAGCCTGCAGTTGCTGCTAAAAATGTCATGTTGCCTGCATCAACGTCCACAACCCTAAGATCAGTGGGGCGGCGGCAGCTCTTTACTCAGCCGCATCCTGCTCGTCAATGTGGTGCCAGAAGATATCATAAAAGTCTCAATGAGTCATGTTTGCATGGGCTCAAGGCAAGCGAAGGGTTAGGTGAGAAACTTATTATTAAAACTTCATGTTTACAAGATTTAGAAGAAATGGATTCATTTTCTGAACATGCAAGGCATTTGAGTCCTATATATACTTTCCAGCCGAGGCATCATGTTAACAATGATCTTTCAGTAGAAGAACTACAAGCAGAGAGTTCAGGCATGCATATATTGAAGGAAGCTGATGCTTTCAACATGTATAGGACACCGACAATCATTGATTCAAATTATCTTCTTGAAAGTGTTGAAGTGGATAATGACTGTTTTCTGGGATATCAAGAGCTATTGCTATGGAAGCAAAATTCATCTTCTTCAGAATTTATGCCCAAAGTTGGTAAATtagatattttttcaattggATGCATATTAGCAGAAATTTACCTGGGGAAGCCTCTTTTCGATCCAAAGTCATTGGAAGCCTACTTAAAGACTGGTATCTTGCCTAAATTGATGAAGGGGCTTCCCCCTCATGCTGAAGTGGTTGTTGAAGCCTGCATTCAGAAGGAACAGTGGAG GCGGCCTTCTGCCAAGTCTCTTTTGGAATCCCCATACTTCCCAGCAACAGTGAGCTCTGTGTACATATTTCTAGCTCCTCTTCAACATCTATCAACCATTGGATCCCGTATCCGTTATGCTGCGACTTTTGCAAAACAAGGAGCCCTGAAGGCAATGGGAGCGTTTGCAGCCGAAATGTGTGCACCTCATTGCCTAGTACTTATAGCAGCATCCTTAACAGATTCAGAAGGGGAGTGGGCTTTTATActattaaaagaatttttgagGTGTCTGGATCCACTTGCAGCAGGGACACTCATTGTGCCTGCCATCCAGAAGATTCTTCAG GCTGCAGGTTATTCACATTTAAAGGTTTCTATACTGCAAGACTCATTTGTGCAGGAATTATGGAAAAGCATTGGTAAACAGAAATATCTGGAGAAGTTACATCCTATGGTTCTATCGAATTTGTATGGTGTACTTAATAAGAGTACTGCTGCCGCGGCCTCTGTGCTGCTGGTTGGCTCTAGTGAAGAGCTTGGTGTCCCAATTACAATTCATCAG ACAATATTACCTCTGATTCAGTATTATGGGAAGGGTCTCTGCAGTGATGGAATTGACGTTGTGATTAGAATAG GTGTTCTTTTTGGGGAAAATTTTGTTGTCAATCAAGTATTACCTGTACTTCGAAGCATTGCTAGCTCATGTATTGACGCGTCTCGTGTTAATAAGCCTGAACCACTGCAGAGCTGGGGTACATTAGCCCTTTTGGACTGCTTAATGACATTAGATGGCCTTGTGGTAATTTTGAAGGAGGAGGTGGTTGTAAAGGAGTTGATTGAA GAGGGAAATTGTATCTATGTACAGGTGCTCATGCAATCCACCACAGGAATCCCAGTGCTCCAG GAAGCTTCGGCTAGTTCTGCCTCTTCCGGTGGAAGGGTGAAGGATTGCAAGAAAAAAACTGACGAGGTTCCAATTGACAGTCGTATGGACCTTGT GTTGCTTCTTTATCCTCCTCTTGCATCACTTCTTGGTATAGAGAAACTTCGACAATGTTGTGCCACATGGTTGCTTCTTGAGCAGTTTCTTTTACGGTGTTATAATTGGAAG TGGGAATATACGGGGGAATCGTCTGGTCCAGAGAATATAAACAGTAGAATTTATAATTCGAAGAGTTCAAGATCCGAGTTTAGTCCTGCTCGAAAGCTGCTTAATACATCTGGGTGGTCAATACCACAATCACAAGGATACAAAGGTCCCAATACCTTGAAGCCTCACACATGGTCACATGAATATCATCATAACCCAGTTGATCATCCTGTGAGATCCTCGAATGTTGAAAAGCATGAACCCTGGTATTGGTTTCCTAGTCCAGCATCTACATGGAATGGACCCTATGTTCTTGGTCGTGGTGGGGGTTCAAAAGATGAACTTCCATGGAAGATCAAAGCTTCTGTGATACACTCTGTCCGTGCTCATCATGGAGCTGTAAGATGTTTTGCTGTTCAGCAAGATGAGTGTAAACTTTTTACTGCAGGAGTTGGTCAAGGATTTAAAGGAACTATTCAGAAATGGGACTTATCAAGAATCAATTGCTTATCGGGCTATCAGGGACATGAGGAG GTTGTAAATGAGATATGTCTTCTGGCATCTTCTGAAAGAGTTGCCTCTTGTGATGGAACTGTGCATATTTGGAATAGCCAGACAGGAAAACTAATCTCTGTATTTACTGAATTTTCTGAAGATTCTGTGCATCACATAAGCCCCTTAACTTCTGGATCAAGAGCAAATTTGGACCAAGCCAATATGCTAAATTTCAATCCTCATTTAAGTGGAATAATGACAACTGCATTTGATGGAAGTCTGTATACTAGTTTGCATTTTCTGCAAAACATTAATAGGCTTGTGATGGGTACTGGGAATGGCTCTCTCAG ATTCCTTGATGTGGTCCAAGGTCAAAAACTTCATCTGTGGAGGACTGAATCTCCGGAAGCCAGTTTCCCTTCTTTGATCTCTTCTATATGCTCGTGTGGCTCTGACAAAATGCAAGGTGATGGAATTGCAGCTTCGCCATCATGGGTTGCAGCTGGACTGAGTTCTGGTAAATGCAGGTTGCTTGATGTGAGAAGTGGGCATATTATTGCCTCATGGCAGGCTCATGATGGATATATCACTAAG TTAGCTGCACCAGAGGACCATATGCTAGTGTCCAGCTCACTTGACAGAACACTAAGAATCTGGGATTTAAGAAG gaaTTGGACATCGGAATCTACTGTTTTTAAAGGCCATAGTGATAGTGTATCAGGCTTTTCGGTGTGGGGACAAGATGTGATATCAATATCCAGAAACAAGATTGGGCTTTCTTCTTTGTCTAGACCTGCTTATGAA GAAGGGCAGCATTATGTCACTCCTCAGTATCTTTACATGGCAGATCGCGAATTGAGGAACCTCTCAGCCTTTTCAAGTATAACTATTCTACCATATTCCAGACTGTTTCTTCTTGGTACTGAAGATGGTTATCTGAAGATTTGTTGTTAA
- the LOC108196146 gene encoding protein GFS12 isoform X1, producing MRSEVGAEDRRSRHREMKNEMCFSCLQNRIHSDFSDKVMFNYALSTSPLPFATTAVVQLADSGEDVSPQFTLVYIPKSDSACLVKYINVQIGETLDGDRKDKKNHRNLSIMNQDKAAFGIERSELEVKSHESQCFLNGGGKTSFGWLGCDTSTCNFSGRFSCLRTITALAPVSQIGITSYPMFKQLALKFLSGELEDDILCSLSVLIEGKATGRDSVNFLNLVGVPSFDENISPGCVRHPNIVPILGMLTSADHVNLVLPKAPYTLENILHYNPGALKSDWHIRFLIYQLLSAVSHLHSLGITHGSLCPSNVLLNDMCWLWLHVSYAQRFHFNIESKSEESSTFPPLEIGCCTERCHSQELYADLKLSPSIDWQSSFSSWWTGELSNFEYLLVLNKLAGRRWGDHTFHTVMPWVIDFSAKPDENCDVGWRDLRKSKWRLAKGDEQLDFTYLTSEIPHHVSDECLSELAVCSYKARRLPLSVLRMAVRSVYEPNEYPSTMQRLFQWTPDECIPEFYYDPLIFKSLHSGMSDLAVPSWSGTAEEFINLHRGALESERVSGEIHHWIDTTFGYKMSGEPAVAAKNVMLPASTSTTLRSVGRRQLFTQPHPARQCGARRYHKSLNESCLHGLKASEGLGEKLIIKTSCLQDLEEMDSFSEHARHLSPIYTFQPRHHVNNDLSVEELQAESSGMHILKEADAFNMYRTPTIIDSNYLLESVEVDNDCFLGYQELLLWKQNSSSSEFMPKVGKLDIFSIGCILAEIYLGKPLFDPKSLEAYLKTGILPKLMKGLPPHAEVVVEACIQKEQWRRPSAKSLLESPYFPATVSSVYIFLAPLQHLSTIGSRIRYAATFAKQGALKAMGAFAAEMCAPHCLVLIAASLTDSEGEWAFILLKEFLRCLDPLAAGTLIVPAIQKILQAAGYSHLKVSILQDSFVQELWKSIGKQKYLEKLHPMVLSNLYGVLNKSTAAAASVLLVGSSEELGVPITIHQTILPLIQYYGKGLCSDGIDVVIRIGVLFGENFVVNQVLPVLRSIASSCIDASRVNKPEPLQSWGTLALLDCLMTLDGLVVILKEEVVVKELIEEGNCIYVQVLMQSTTGIPVLQAAARSLIAVCHQIGPNLTALQVLPKLKDLFSELAFSQEASASSASSGGRVKDCKKKTDEVPIDSRMDLVLLLYPPLASLLGIEKLRQCCATWLLLEQFLLRCYNWKWEYTGESSGPENINSRIYNSKSSRSEFSPARKLLNTSGWSIPQSQGYKGPNTLKPHTWSHEYHHNPVDHPVRSSNVEKHEPWYWFPSPASTWNGPYVLGRGGGSKDELPWKIKASVIHSVRAHHGAVRCFAVQQDECKLFTAGVGQGFKGTIQKWDLSRINCLSGYQGHEEVVNEICLLASSERVASCDGTVHIWNSQTGKLISVFTEFSEDSVHHISPLTSGSRANLDQANMLNFNPHLSGIMTTAFDGSLYTSLHFLQNINRLVMGTGNGSLRFLDVVQGQKLHLWRTESPEASFPSLISSICSCGSDKMQGDGIAASPSWVAAGLSSGKCRLLDVRSGHIIASWQAHDGYITKLAAPEDHMLVSSSLDRTLRIWDLRRNWTSESTVFKGHSDSVSGFSVWGQDVISISRNKIGLSSLSRPAYEEGQHYVTPQYLYMADRELRNLSAFSSITILPYSRLFLLGTEDGYLKICC from the exons ATGAGAAGTGAAGTTGGAGCAGAAGACAGGAGATCAAGACACAGAGAGATGAAGAATGAAATGTGTTTCTCGTGTCTTCAAAATCGAATTCACTCAGATTTCTCGGACAAAGTCATGTTTAATTACGCTCTCTCTACTTCTCCCCTACCTTTTGCCACTACTGCTGTTGTTcag TTAGCAGATAGTGGTGAGGACGTTTCACCTCAATTTACATTGGTTTACATTCCGAAAAGTGACAGCGCTTGTCTTGTCAAGTACAT TAACGTGCAAATTGGAGAAACTCTTGATGGTGATCGCAAAGATAAGAAAAACCACAGAAACTTATCAATAATGAATCAAGACAAAGCAGCGTTTGGTATTGAAAGGTCCGAATTAGAAGTTAAATCCCATGAATCTCAATGTTTCTTAAATGGTGGAGGGAAAACATCCTTTGGGTGGTTAGGCTGTGACACTTCCACCTGTAACTTTTCAGGTAGATTTTCTTGTTTAAGAACAATTACTGCCTTGGCTCCAGTTTCTCAGATCGGCATCACTTCTTATCCTATGTTCAAACAGCTTGCTTTGaagttcttatctggggagctAGAAGATGACATTCTGTGTTCCCTTAGTGTCCTAATAGAAGGAAAAGCAACTGGACGAGACAGCGTAAATTTTCTTAATCTAGTTGGGGTACCATCATTCGATGAGAATATCTCTCCCGGTTGTGTGAGGCATCCAAACATAGTTCCCATTCTGGGAATGCTAACATCTGCCGATCATGTTAATCTTGTGCTTCCAAAAGCACCGTATACTTTGGAGAATATTCTCCACTACAATCCCGGTGCCTTGAAATCTGACTGgcatattagatttttaatctACCAGTTACTTTCTGCCGTTAGTCACCTGCATAGTTTAGGGATTACCCACGGTAGCTTGTGTCCATCCAATGTACTGTTAAATGATATGTGCTGGTTATGGTTGCATGTTAGTTATGCCCAGCGGTTCCACTTTAATATAGAGTCTAAAAGCGAAGAAAGCTCCACTTTCCCCCCTTTAGAAATAGGTTGCTGTACTGAGAGATGCCATTCACAGGAACTGTATGCTGATTTGAAGCTATCACCATCTATAGACTGGCAGTCTAGTTTTAGTAGTTGGTGGACAGGAGAATTGAGTAATTTTGAGTATCTCCTCGTCTTAAACAAGTTGGCTGGAAGAAGGTGGGGTGATCACACGTTTCACACTGTTATGCCTTGGGTTATAGATTTTAGTGCAAAACCAGATGAAAATTGTGATGTGGGTTGGCGAGATTTAAGGAAAAGCAAGTGGCGTCTCGCAAAAGGTGATGAGCAGTTGGACTTTACATACCTAACGTCTGAAATTCCTCATCATGTATCTGATGAATGTCTCTCTGAATTGGCCGTCTGCAGTTACAAGGCAAGGAGGTTGCCTTTAAGTGTTTTGCGAATGGCTGTTCGCTCAGTATATGAACCAAATGAATATCCTTCTACAATGCAAAGACTTTTCCAATGGACCCCTGATGAATGCATTCCAGAATTTTACTATGATCCTCTAATATTTAAATCTCTACATTCAGGCATGTCTGATTTGGCAGTACCATCATGGTCAGGTACAGCTGAGGAGTTTATCAATTTGCATAGAGGTGCTTTAGAAAGTGAGAGAGTTTCTGGTGAAATTCATCATTGGATTGATACCACTTTTGGCTACAAAATGTCGGGTGAGCCTGCAGTTGCTGCTAAAAATGTCATGTTGCCTGCATCAACGTCCACAACCCTAAGATCAGTGGGGCGGCGGCAGCTCTTTACTCAGCCGCATCCTGCTCGTCAATGTGGTGCCAGAAGATATCATAAAAGTCTCAATGAGTCATGTTTGCATGGGCTCAAGGCAAGCGAAGGGTTAGGTGAGAAACTTATTATTAAAACTTCATGTTTACAAGATTTAGAAGAAATGGATTCATTTTCTGAACATGCAAGGCATTTGAGTCCTATATATACTTTCCAGCCGAGGCATCATGTTAACAATGATCTTTCAGTAGAAGAACTACAAGCAGAGAGTTCAGGCATGCATATATTGAAGGAAGCTGATGCTTTCAACATGTATAGGACACCGACAATCATTGATTCAAATTATCTTCTTGAAAGTGTTGAAGTGGATAATGACTGTTTTCTGGGATATCAAGAGCTATTGCTATGGAAGCAAAATTCATCTTCTTCAGAATTTATGCCCAAAGTTGGTAAATtagatattttttcaattggATGCATATTAGCAGAAATTTACCTGGGGAAGCCTCTTTTCGATCCAAAGTCATTGGAAGCCTACTTAAAGACTGGTATCTTGCCTAAATTGATGAAGGGGCTTCCCCCTCATGCTGAAGTGGTTGTTGAAGCCTGCATTCAGAAGGAACAGTGGAG GCGGCCTTCTGCCAAGTCTCTTTTGGAATCCCCATACTTCCCAGCAACAGTGAGCTCTGTGTACATATTTCTAGCTCCTCTTCAACATCTATCAACCATTGGATCCCGTATCCGTTATGCTGCGACTTTTGCAAAACAAGGAGCCCTGAAGGCAATGGGAGCGTTTGCAGCCGAAATGTGTGCACCTCATTGCCTAGTACTTATAGCAGCATCCTTAACAGATTCAGAAGGGGAGTGGGCTTTTATActattaaaagaatttttgagGTGTCTGGATCCACTTGCAGCAGGGACACTCATTGTGCCTGCCATCCAGAAGATTCTTCAG GCTGCAGGTTATTCACATTTAAAGGTTTCTATACTGCAAGACTCATTTGTGCAGGAATTATGGAAAAGCATTGGTAAACAGAAATATCTGGAGAAGTTACATCCTATGGTTCTATCGAATTTGTATGGTGTACTTAATAAGAGTACTGCTGCCGCGGCCTCTGTGCTGCTGGTTGGCTCTAGTGAAGAGCTTGGTGTCCCAATTACAATTCATCAG ACAATATTACCTCTGATTCAGTATTATGGGAAGGGTCTCTGCAGTGATGGAATTGACGTTGTGATTAGAATAG GTGTTCTTTTTGGGGAAAATTTTGTTGTCAATCAAGTATTACCTGTACTTCGAAGCATTGCTAGCTCATGTATTGACGCGTCTCGTGTTAATAAGCCTGAACCACTGCAGAGCTGGGGTACATTAGCCCTTTTGGACTGCTTAATGACATTAGATGGCCTTGTGGTAATTTTGAAGGAGGAGGTGGTTGTAAAGGAGTTGATTGAA GAGGGAAATTGTATCTATGTACAGGTGCTCATGCAATCCACCACAGGAATCCCAGTGCTCCAG GCTGCTGCAAGAAGTTTAATTGCAGTTTGTCATCAAATAGGACCTAATTTAACAGCATTGCAAGTCCTGCCCAAACTCAAAGATCTTTTCAGTGAACTTGCATTCTCTCAGGAAGCTTCGGCTAGTTCTGCCTCTTCCGGTGGAAGGGTGAAGGATTGCAAGAAAAAAACTGACGAGGTTCCAATTGACAGTCGTATGGACCTTGT GTTGCTTCTTTATCCTCCTCTTGCATCACTTCTTGGTATAGAGAAACTTCGACAATGTTGTGCCACATGGTTGCTTCTTGAGCAGTTTCTTTTACGGTGTTATAATTGGAAG TGGGAATATACGGGGGAATCGTCTGGTCCAGAGAATATAAACAGTAGAATTTATAATTCGAAGAGTTCAAGATCCGAGTTTAGTCCTGCTCGAAAGCTGCTTAATACATCTGGGTGGTCAATACCACAATCACAAGGATACAAAGGTCCCAATACCTTGAAGCCTCACACATGGTCACATGAATATCATCATAACCCAGTTGATCATCCTGTGAGATCCTCGAATGTTGAAAAGCATGAACCCTGGTATTGGTTTCCTAGTCCAGCATCTACATGGAATGGACCCTATGTTCTTGGTCGTGGTGGGGGTTCAAAAGATGAACTTCCATGGAAGATCAAAGCTTCTGTGATACACTCTGTCCGTGCTCATCATGGAGCTGTAAGATGTTTTGCTGTTCAGCAAGATGAGTGTAAACTTTTTACTGCAGGAGTTGGTCAAGGATTTAAAGGAACTATTCAGAAATGGGACTTATCAAGAATCAATTGCTTATCGGGCTATCAGGGACATGAGGAG GTTGTAAATGAGATATGTCTTCTGGCATCTTCTGAAAGAGTTGCCTCTTGTGATGGAACTGTGCATATTTGGAATAGCCAGACAGGAAAACTAATCTCTGTATTTACTGAATTTTCTGAAGATTCTGTGCATCACATAAGCCCCTTAACTTCTGGATCAAGAGCAAATTTGGACCAAGCCAATATGCTAAATTTCAATCCTCATTTAAGTGGAATAATGACAACTGCATTTGATGGAAGTCTGTATACTAGTTTGCATTTTCTGCAAAACATTAATAGGCTTGTGATGGGTACTGGGAATGGCTCTCTCAG ATTCCTTGATGTGGTCCAAGGTCAAAAACTTCATCTGTGGAGGACTGAATCTCCGGAAGCCAGTTTCCCTTCTTTGATCTCTTCTATATGCTCGTGTGGCTCTGACAAAATGCAAGGTGATGGAATTGCAGCTTCGCCATCATGGGTTGCAGCTGGACTGAGTTCTGGTAAATGCAGGTTGCTTGATGTGAGAAGTGGGCATATTATTGCCTCATGGCAGGCTCATGATGGATATATCACTAAG TTAGCTGCACCAGAGGACCATATGCTAGTGTCCAGCTCACTTGACAGAACACTAAGAATCTGGGATTTAAGAAG gaaTTGGACATCGGAATCTACTGTTTTTAAAGGCCATAGTGATAGTGTATCAGGCTTTTCGGTGTGGGGACAAGATGTGATATCAATATCCAGAAACAAGATTGGGCTTTCTTCTTTGTCTAGACCTGCTTATGAA GAAGGGCAGCATTATGTCACTCCTCAGTATCTTTACATGGCAGATCGCGAATTGAGGAACCTCTCAGCCTTTTCAAGTATAACTATTCTACCATATTCCAGACTGTTTCTTCTTGGTACTGAAGATGGTTATCTGAAGATTTGTTGTTAA